The genomic DNA TTGATCCGATTCATGAGCAGGAATTGTGTCAACGTATCCCCAGAGTAAATGGCTTGTTAAAGTCCCCAGTGCCAGCGCTAAAATCCTTAAGATCGGTTTATTTGGTTTTTGTATTTTCTCGTCCATAAGTACCCGAAGATATTATGGTATTTTATAAAAATTTTGCAATATTTATATAATTTTGACAATAAAAGAGGAAATGAAAACTCTCAGAGTACACTCAAAATTTTCATCGACCTCCGCAAAAATAAAGGCTCCCGATAAATTGGGAGCCTTGAAAGGGAAATAGGCTCAGTTCTTAATGAATATCTTTTTCCGCTCGGACACGTTCTTGGAACACCGTGGGCGTCAGCTTGAGATTCTCCTCTGTTTTGTACTCATCGGGGATACCATGCCACACTTCATCGCGTATTATCATCTCCTTCTTATCGCTGTCGTAATCTACGAGATCGTTATGGGGATAGTAAGGGAAATTCTTCCCCTGCCAATCTGACGTCATATCAGGCCAAAATACCAACTTATGCGCTGGCGTGAGGCTCCTATAATGCTGCCCTTTCCGATCATCGTCAAAGGCAACCCAAAACGGCTTAATGTCGTTCAAATGCAACGCCCCACTTTTTTCCCTCTCATAGAACTTCCCATACCCACACGAGCGAAATTCCTGCATAATCTTATCGAAAATAGAAGACAGCTGATCTTGCGTCAGTATTGGGCATATCATCTCAACCCCACTTACAGGAAAATCCCAGAGAATCTTGATGTCTCCCGTCTCACTAAGCTCTCGCGCCTTCCTTTTCGCAACCTTCTGCTGCCCCTCCTCTGAAAGATCATTAAACGTGGCATTCCTCCCATACCAACTGAGTTTACGCCAATGCCCCTGCGCATGCCCCTTCGAGGTTACGTAATCATAAACTTCTGCAGGCGCTTCGATTGTTCCATCTTTTTGCCGGATATAAGTAACTTTCCCGAACGGCTCCTCGACAGTAACTTTTTCTCCCCTTTCTGCATTATGCTCGTCCTGATCGGAATAGTACTCATAATAGGCCTCCTCTTCGGAGCACGAACTATCTGCACTAGCACAAAGGAGATTTCCGCTCAAAGAACCTACTGATAGCAGCAGAATTTTTAAAGCTGTTTCTTTTTTCTTATGGATTGATTATCTTACTCATAAGTAGCCGCTGAGCGTCTATTTTCTTTTCAGGAACCGCAAGCTTTTTGTGCCAAAACTCCATCTGTTTTTATAAAATATCTCTTAGAATCTGAGGCTTACGTGCTTAAATTTCCCTCTAATCACATAATTTGCCGCTTCTTTTCTGCCAAATTGCCCAACTTCTTTGAGTGATCCGGGAACACGTTAGTTATTCCGCACCTTCACACTGAAAATTTTTCCTTAACGTTTACATCTGTGGCACGAAAATTGCTAACTAGATCTGCAGCGTGTTTCAGTGAACTCTTATAAAAGAGTGGAGCTGGAATAGTAACTGTTCTTTAATCATTTAATTAAAAGGAATTATATTATGTCAAAAGTTCTCGGTATCGATCTCGGTACTACAAATTCTTGCATGGCGGTCATGGAAGGTGGCCAGGCTGTCGTTATCCCGAATTCGGAGGGTGCTCGTACAACCCCTTCGATCGTCGCGTTCACCAAAAATGGAGACCGCCTCGTCGGTCAGGCCGCTAAGCGTCAGGCCGTTACAAACCCTCAAAATACGATTTTCTCCGCAAAACGTCTCATCGGTCATAAGTATGAGGAAGTTCAGGAACTCGTTCATGACCTCCCTTATAAGGTCGTTCCCGGTAAGAATGGAGACGCCGCAATCCAATGTCAGGTCGGCGGAAAAACTGAAATCTTTTCCCCAGAACAAATTTCCTCTATGGTCTTGGCTAAACTCAAGGCCGATGCAGAAGCTTACCTCGGAGAGAAAATTACTCAGGCCGTCATTACCGTCCCGGCGTACTTTAATGATGCACAACGACAGGCTACTAAAGATGCCGGTACCATCGCTGGCCTCGAGGTGTTGAGAATTATTAATGAGCCAACGGCTGCTTCGTTGGCGTATGGTCTGGAGAAAAGCGGCGAGAAGAAGATCGCGGTCTATGACCTCGGTGGTGGTACGTTCGATATCTCGGTACTTGAAATCGGAGATGGGGTGTTTGAAGTAAAGGCAACCAACGGTGATACCCTGCTCGGTGGTGATGACTGGGATCGTGCAATTATCGATTGGCTCGCGGATAATTTCAAGGCGGACAATGGGATCGATCTGCGGACGGATCCGGTAGCCCATCAGCGTTTGAAGGAAGAGGCGGAAAAGGCTAAAATTGCCCTATCATCGGCACAACAGACGGATATTAATCTGCCCTTTATTACCGCCGATGCATCAGGACCGAAGCATCTCAATGTAACACTTACGCGGGCGCAATTGGAGAAAATCTGTGACTCCCTTTATCAACGGACGGTTCAGCCGTGTAAGAATTGTCTCCATGACGCCGGATTAAGCGCAAATGATATCGATGAGCTCGTGCTTGTTGGCGGTATGACGCGTTCGCCGAAGGTCGTCGAAACTGCACGTGACATTGCCGGTCGGGATCCTCACCAGGGCGTTAACCCGGACGAAGTCGTTGCCGTTGGTGCGGCAATCCAAGGGGGTGTTTTAAAGGGAGAAGTTACCGATGTTCTGTTACTCGATGTGACTCCGTTAACACTTGGGATTGAAACCGCCGGTGGTGCGTCTACACCGATGATCGAACGGAATACGACTATCCCGACGCAGAAGAGTCAGATCTTTTCGACTTATGCCGATAATCAGACGGCAGTCGATATCCATGTGCTTCAGGGAGAGCGTCCGTTGGCGTCTCAAAATAAGACATTGGGTATCTTTCGTTTGGATGGTATTCCGATCGCTCCCCGTGGAGTCCCGCAAATCGAAGTCACCTTCGATATCAATGCGAACGGTATTCTGAGTGTGACCGCTAAGGATCTCGGTAGTGGTAAGAATCAAAAGATTACGATTACCGGCGCGTCGGGGTTATCCGAAACGGAAGTCGAAAAGTTGCGTAAAGAGGCGGAACAGTTCGCGGAATCGGATAAGCGTGAAAAGGAGCGGATCGAGGTCCGTAACCAACTCGACAGCTTGGTATATCAGACCGAAAAGCAGCTCAAGGACACCGGTGATAAGCTCCAGGATTCTGATAAGCAAAAGATGGAGAATGCGATCGCGGAGGCCAAAAAGGTCTTTGAAGATAGTAGCGCGTCGACCGATGCGATGAAGGCTGCCGTCGATCAATTAACAAAAGTATTTCAGGAAGTCGCCCAGGAACTGTATAAGAATGTACAGCCCAATCCTCAACCTCAGCCAGAGGCTGCGCAGTCGTCTACCGCGGGCGGTCAGCAATCTTCTGATGGTGTCGTCGATGCCGATTTCGAGGTCGTCGATGAAGGTAAGAAGTAATCATGGAAAGGAGGTATGTATGTTTGGTCCCGGAAATAAACCCTGCAAGGGCGGCGGTTGCGGCTGCGGCAAGTAACCAATAGGGAGGATGAGATGAATATTTCATCCTCAGAGGTAACATTTACCAGGGGATTTGTTCCCCTGTTCAGGTCCGTGGTATGGCAAAGGTCTGATAGGAGAGATTTTTGTTGCATTGGGCCGAGTTTTTCAACCCTATCCTAATTCTTTTCCCATCTAAAAATTGAATTGTTATGAGTATTAATATCCAACCCTTAGGGGATCGTGTCCTCGTGAAGTTACTCGAGGAGAAGGAACAAGTGAAGGGCGGTATCATTATCCCCGATGCCGCGAAAGAGAAGTCGCAAGAGGCAACCGTCGTTGCGGTCGGCCCCGGTAAGCGTGATGAGCATGGTCAACGTTTGGCGATGGATGTCGCCGTCGGTGACCACGTGCTGATTAGTAAATACGGTGGCACCGAGGTCAAACATAGCGATGAGAAGTACACTCTCTTGCGACAAGATGACGTGTTAGCGATTTTTAAATAAACCCTTTAACATCATTGATGATTTATGGCAAAACAACTTATATTTGATGAACAAGCGCGGAAAAAAGTCCTCGAAGGTGTTTCAACACTCGCTAAGGCTGTAAAGGTTACCCTCGGGCCCCGCGGACGAAATGTATTGATTGAAAAGAAATTCGGCGCACCTACGGTCACTAAAGATGGCGTTACCGTCGCTAAGGAAATCGAACTTAAAGATTCGTACGAAAACATCGGCGCCCAAATGGTCAAGGAAGTCGCTTCTAAGACCTCCGATAGTACCGGAGACGGAACCACAACCGCAACCGTCTTAGCCGAAGCAATCTATCGCGAAGGCCTTCGGAATGTCTCTGCCGGTGCAAATCCGATCGCCGTTAAACGTGGGATCGATAAAGCCGTCGAAGCCGTCGTCCAAGAACTCGCCAGGACTTCTAAAGAGGTTAAAACCTCCGAGGAAATCCGCCAGGTCGCAACGGTCTCCGCAAACTGGGACCAGGAAATCGGTCAAATTATCGCCGATGCCATGGAACGTGTCGGTAAAGATGGCACCATTACCGTCGAAGAGGCGAAAACTATCGAGACCTCATTAGAAGTCGTCGAAGGGATGCAGTTCGATAAGGGCTACCTCAGTCCCTACTTCGTAACCGATCCCAATAATATGGAATGCGTTCTGGAAAATGCTTACATTCTCATCTACGAGAAAAAGATTAGCTCCCTGAACGACCTCCTCCCGCTCTTACAGACCGTTGCCCAACAGGGTAAACCGCTCATGATTATCGCCGAAGATGTCGATGGTGAAGCCCTAGCAGCCCTCGTCGTCAACCGTCTCCGCGGTACTCTCAATGTCTGTGCGGTTAAAGCCCCTGGCTTCGGTGATCGTCGGAAAGCGATGATGGAAGATATCGCTATCCTCACCGGCGGAAAGTTTATCTCCGAAGACCTCGGGATTAAGCTCGAAAACGTCAGCATCGATGATCTCGGCCGTGCCAAACGGATTACCGTTGGTAAAGACGATACCACGATTGTCGAAGGGAGCGGTAGCCATGATGCCATCGAGGTCCGGATTGGCCAAATCCGTCACCAAATCGACGATGCCACCTCCGATTACGATCGTGAAAAGCTCCAAGAGCGCCTCGCAAAGCTCGCGGGCGGTGTTGCGGTCATCCGTGTCGGTGCAACGACCGAACCCGAGATGAAGGAGAAAAAAGACCGTGTCGACGATGCGCTTCATGCAACCCGTGCTGCTGTCGAAGAAGGTATTTCTGCCGGCGGTAGCGTTGCCCTTCTCCGTGCATCTTCGGTCATCGATAAGCTCGATATTCCTTGTCCAGACGGTAAGATTGGTGCTCAAATCGTGAAACGTGCGATCGAAGCTCCCTTACGTCAGCTCTGTGAGAATGCCGGTGTCGAAGGCGGACTCATTGTCCAAGAAGTTCTCAAGCTCGATGGCGCCAAAGGATACAACGTCGCGACCGGAAAGTTTGAAGACCTCCTCTCCGCAGGTGTTGTCGACCCGACAAAGGTCAGCCGTACAGCATTACAAAATGCGGCCTCTGTCGCGAGCCTCCTCTTAACAACAGAGTGCATCATCGCAGAACTTCCCGAAGAAAAGCCCGCCGCATGTGGCCACATGCCGAATCCCGGCATGGACATGATGTAAGCGATTTTCTGTTCCAACAAAAACCCTCTCCGGAGGGTTTTTTTATTTGGAGAAAGATAAAAAAACTTGCCAAAAGCACGCTTCATGGATGTCGTTAGCACTTGTGCCGACGCAGAAGATCACTCCCGCTCATACCCCTCCTTTCAGTACGGATTGTGAGCAGGCACTTCTCGCGAGTTGCATTATTGATGGTGGCCAAGATAGTATCACCATCTGCATCCAGGAAAAAATTACGACGGATTCGTTCTACTTTCCGGCTCATCGGATTATCTACCAGGCGCTCCTGGATCTCTATGCTGAGAATACCGCTGCAAATGAGCTCATTGTCGCCGAAAAACTCGCTGCAAAAGGTCTTTTAGAGAAAGTCGGTAGCTATGAAGCCATTAATAATATCGCAAGCCGTATCGATACGCCGACGCACCTCAAGTATTACGTCCAACGCGTCCGGGATCTCGAGCTCGTTCGGCGGATTGTTGATGTCGCTAATAAAAGTGTTGAAAGCGCGTATGCCGGCGTTGACGATGTGGGACAGTTTTTAGACGACGTCGAAAAATCAATCTTTGCGGTCTCAGAAAGCCGTGTTTCCGATTCGGCCAAACACGTTCAAGAGTCGATCGATCGCGCAGCAAATCTCGTCCAAAAAATGCTCCAACATAAGGGCGAGCTCACCGGAGTTGCTTCCGGCTTTATTGACTTAGATAAGCTGACGTTTGGTTTCCATCCGAGCGAGATGATTGTTTTAGCGGCTCGGCCTTCGATGGGAAAGACCAGTTTGGCATTAAATATCGCTGAAAATGCTGCGTTAGCGAATACGCCCGTTCCAACCTTGTTCTTTAGTCTGGAGATGTCTGCGGAACAACTCGCAATGCGGTTAATTTGTAGTCGTGCCGGTATTGATACCGAAAAGCTCCGGAATGGG from Verrucomicrobiota bacterium includes the following:
- the dnaK gene encoding molecular chaperone DnaK, producing MSKVLGIDLGTTNSCMAVMEGGQAVVIPNSEGARTTPSIVAFTKNGDRLVGQAAKRQAVTNPQNTIFSAKRLIGHKYEEVQELVHDLPYKVVPGKNGDAAIQCQVGGKTEIFSPEQISSMVLAKLKADAEAYLGEKITQAVITVPAYFNDAQRQATKDAGTIAGLEVLRIINEPTAASLAYGLEKSGEKKIAVYDLGGGTFDISVLEIGDGVFEVKATNGDTLLGGDDWDRAIIDWLADNFKADNGIDLRTDPVAHQRLKEEAEKAKIALSSAQQTDINLPFITADASGPKHLNVTLTRAQLEKICDSLYQRTVQPCKNCLHDAGLSANDIDELVLVGGMTRSPKVVETARDIAGRDPHQGVNPDEVVAVGAAIQGGVLKGEVTDVLLLDVTPLTLGIETAGGASTPMIERNTTIPTQKSQIFSTYADNQTAVDIHVLQGERPLASQNKTLGIFRLDGIPIAPRGVPQIEVTFDINANGILSVTAKDLGSGKNQKITITGASGLSETEVEKLRKEAEQFAESDKREKERIEVRNQLDSLVYQTEKQLKDTGDKLQDSDKQKMENAIAEAKKVFEDSSASTDAMKAAVDQLTKVFQEVAQELYKNVQPNPQPQPEAAQSSTAGGQQSSDGVVDADFEVVDEGKK
- the groL gene encoding chaperonin GroEL (60 kDa chaperone family; promotes refolding of misfolded polypeptides especially under stressful conditions; forms two stacked rings of heptamers to form a barrel-shaped 14mer; ends can be capped by GroES; misfolded proteins enter the barrel where they are refolded when GroES binds); its protein translation is MAKQLIFDEQARKKVLEGVSTLAKAVKVTLGPRGRNVLIEKKFGAPTVTKDGVTVAKEIELKDSYENIGAQMVKEVASKTSDSTGDGTTTATVLAEAIYREGLRNVSAGANPIAVKRGIDKAVEAVVQELARTSKEVKTSEEIRQVATVSANWDQEIGQIIADAMERVGKDGTITVEEAKTIETSLEVVEGMQFDKGYLSPYFVTDPNNMECVLENAYILIYEKKISSLNDLLPLLQTVAQQGKPLMIIAEDVDGEALAALVVNRLRGTLNVCAVKAPGFGDRRKAMMEDIAILTGGKFISEDLGIKLENVSIDDLGRAKRITVGKDDTTIVEGSGSHDAIEVRIGQIRHQIDDATSDYDREKLQERLAKLAGGVAVIRVGATTEPEMKEKKDRVDDALHATRAAVEEGISAGGSVALLRASSVIDKLDIPCPDGKIGAQIVKRAIEAPLRQLCENAGVEGGLIVQEVLKLDGAKGYNVATGKFEDLLSAGVVDPTKVSRTALQNAASVASLLLTTECIIAELPEEKPAACGHMPNPGMDMM
- a CDS encoding co-chaperone GroES translates to MSINIQPLGDRVLVKLLEEKEQVKGGIIIPDAAKEKSQEATVVAVGPGKRDEHGQRLAMDVAVGDHVLISKYGGTEVKHSDEKYTLLRQDDVLAIFK
- the dnaB gene encoding replicative DNA helicase, translating into MPTQKITPAHTPPFSTDCEQALLASCIIDGGQDSITICIQEKITTDSFYFPAHRIIYQALLDLYAENTAANELIVAEKLAAKGLLEKVGSYEAINNIASRIDTPTHLKYYVQRVRDLELVRRIVDVANKSVESAYAGVDDVGQFLDDVEKSIFAVSESRVSDSAKHVQESIDRAANLVQKMLQHKGELTGVASGFIDLDKLTFGFHPSEMIVLAARPSMGKTSLALNIAENAALANTPVPTLFFSLEMSAEQLAMRLICSRAGIDTEKLRNGFVPKSELTALSAAASAFKKAPLWIDESSNLSVTEMRAKARRMYNKHKLGLIVIDYLQLLSSPDPRTPREQQIAEISRGVKAMAKELSLPVIVLSQLNRASEKENRAPRLSDLRESGSIEQDADVVLMLSKHREGEENSEVSLDLLARDLIIAKQRNGPTGVVPLAFRKTLTRFENYAQ